Proteins from a genomic interval of Lycium ferocissimum isolate CSIRO_LF1 chromosome 2, AGI_CSIRO_Lferr_CH_V1, whole genome shotgun sequence:
- the LOC132047755 gene encoding uncharacterized protein LOC132047755 codes for MSDSHSVNFHTESSHHEENDNGVPNNNVPPVDPNRAYPHSQNNVNTDRSSVRDAHADEGNGATFQQLRNQLEMDMAQLQAQQAVIAQLQNQNRAPNVVQSEQTEKIAPREERTIAENNGNGPGQTAELMRMLEELTKWVEANDKKVKTYNSRVDQILGAPPILKGPDSEKFVQMPFPPSAAPKPISKRFRMPDIPKYNRTTDPNEHVTTYTCAIKGNDLAKDEIESVLLKKFGETLSKGAMVWYHNLPEHSIDSFAMHADAFVKAHAGAIKVETRKSNLFNVKKQENETLREFVARFQMERMDLPSVQDDWAVQAFTQRLNPRSSITSLELKQNLVEYREHNSSSRSHWRDKLAKLLQSDPERRDKSLICKFHGTHGHRTEDCRQLREEVARLFNLGYLREFPSAPAKTHFKNKDANKQVKQEEPEHVLNMVIGGVDIPRDRY; via the exons ATGTCAGACTCTCACTCCGTTAACTTTCATACTGAATCAAGCCACCACGAGGAAAACGACAACGGGGTACCTAACAATAACGTGCCCCCAGTTGATCCAAATAGAGCCTATCCTCACTCTCAAAACAATGTGAACACCGACCGATCATCGGTGCGTGACGCTCATGCAGATGAGGGCAACGGGGCCACATTTCAACAACTCAGGAATCAATTGGAGATGGATATGGCACAATTGCAGGCCCAACAAGCGGTTATAGCACAATTGCAAAACCAGAATCGAGCACCCAACGTTGTTCAGTCCGAACAGACCGAGAAAATCGCCCCGAGGGAGGAAAGGACCATTGCTGAGAACAACGGGAACGGACCCGGGCAAACTGCTGAACTGATGAGAATGCTCGAAGAACTGACAAAGTGGGTAGAGGCAAATGATAAGAAAGTGAAAACTTATAATTCGAGGGTCGATCAAATTCTCGGAGCACCCCCGATATTGAAGGGACCGGATTCCGAGAAATTTGTTCAGATGCCTTTCCCCCCAAGCGCTGCACCGAAGCCGATCTCGAAGAGATTCCGAATGCCTGATATTCCCAAATACAACAGGACCACTGACCCGAACGAGCATGTGACCACGTACACATGCGCCATTAAAGGCAACGACCTCGCAAAGGACGAGATAGAGTCAGTACTACTCAAGAAATTCGGGGAGACCCTATCAAAGGGAGCAATGGTATGGTATCACAATTTACCCGAACATTCTATTGATTCGTTTGCTATGCATGCAGATGCCTTTGTCAAAGCTCATGCTGGAGCCATAAAGGTGGAAACGAGGAAATCGAACCTGTTCAATGTCAAAAAGCAAGAGAACGAGACCCTCCGAGAGTTTGTGGCCCGATTTCAAATGGAACGTATGGATCTACCATCAGTCCAAGATGATTGGGCCGTTCAAGCATTTACTCAGAGACTCAACCCAAGAAGCTCGATCACATCTCTAGAATTGAAGCAAAATTTGGTAGAGTACCGAGA GCATAACAGCAGCTCTCGGTCGCATTGGAGAGACAAGTTGGCCAAGCTTCTCCAGTCTGACCCAGAGCGAAGAGATAAAAGCTTGATTTGCAAGTTCCATGGCACTCACGGGCACAGAACAGAGGATTGTCGGCAACTAAGGGAGGAAGTCGCTCGGTTGTTTAATTTGGGATATCTTCGAGAATTCCCAAGTGCACCAGCTAAGACTCATTTCAAAAACAAAGATGCCAACAAGCAGGTCAAACAAGAAGAACCTGAACATGTGCTCAACATGGTCATTGGGGGAGTGGACATTCCCAGGGACCGATATTGA